The DNA window AATCGAACGTTTTTTTCTTGTAATTATGATTACCGCATAGCAATAATGCACCTTGTGATAAGCAGCAATGCGAACCGATTACTACTTCGTCAAGATTATCGATCCACACCTTCTCCCCAATCCACACATGATCTCCAATTTTTAGTTTCCAGGGGTATTTAATATTCACCGCTGGTTTAATAACCACGCCTTTACCTACTTTGGCACCGAAGAGACGGAGCATTCCTTTTTTTATTCCTGAAAAAGGGAAAAAGGGATTGAGAAAAAAAGCGGCGTTAAAAAAATACCATAGGGCACGTTTAAACGGATTTCCCGGTTTATACCATTTATTGGAATAAAGCGACAGATCCGTTTTTACCTGATCACTCATGCCATTAAATGCGTTAAGGATGATTTTTTTTCAGCCGGAATAAATAAAACATCACCGGTGTGAAATGTTTCTTTACCGGTAAGACGATGTATTTTTCCTTTTAAAACATAATGCGCTTCGTACGACAAATCCGAAAGCATGGCAATGATTTTTGCTCTGTTTTCTCCATCCGTTTCCATTTGGATCAATGGTAAATGTTTGCGAAGAACAGAAAGCAATTCAGGCACAATGTGAATTTCATAACCTTCAACATCGCATTTGATGTAGTGCAATTGTTCAAGATTACCGAAAAGTGTATCCGGACGCATCATGGTTTCCTGGAATTCCATGTCGTTGGCATTTCCCGGTTGTTCCATCACTTTGGTGAGACCGTGACGAAAATGTTTATTTCCGGAAGGGACACCCAGCGTGATTTTTTTATTGTCTTCAGAACCTAAAGCAAAAGGAACAATCTGAACCGTTTTTTCAAGCCGGCGTTTGCGGATATTTCGCTCTAACACTTTACGGAAAAGAGTGACGGGTTCCACTGTAAGGACTTTTCCATTTGGACCCACAATTTTACCGAATGAAATGGCATAATAACCCAGATTGCCTCCGATGTCGAGCACCGTGTTTCCGGGTTTTACCAATTGGCGAATGAAATAATGGAATTCAAATTTTTCTTTTCGTTTCAGCAATCCACTGAAATAGGCAAAGAAAAAAAGACTGCTCACGAGTTTGAGGTAGCCCTCAACACTGAGCAGTCGGAATAATATTCGTTTTATAAACATACTTCTGAAGCGTTCCGGAAAAATTATTCTTCCAGCACTTCAGCTTTAATGCTGAGTACAGTTTCAGAAGGTTGAGTGTTGGCCGTAACAGTAACTTTTTTCTCTTGCTGACCTTTTTGTAATCCGGGTTTGTACTCTACATCAATAGCAGCAGTAGCACCGGGAGCGATGGGCTCTTTCGGATAATTCGGTACGGTACAACCACAAGATCCTACAGCATTGGAAATAATTAAAGGTTCATCACCCGTATTGGTAAATTTAAAAGAGAATTTATTGGTAGAATTTTGTTTGATTTTACCGAAGTCGTGATTATAGGTTCCAAAGGAAATGCGTGTGCTTTTCTGATTGGAAGGTGGAGTGATGGCGTTATTTTCCTGACCGATGGTAGTAGCGATGGTCGGGTTTGGACTAGGATTCGGATTTGGGGTTAAGGCATTTTCGGTAGCCGGGCTTGCAATAGCAGCAGAATTGGCTACAGGAACTGCCGATGAAATAGCGCCTGATTTTTTAGATGCCGCAAAATAGGTATTCACCACCAGCGTAAGCGCAATTACACCCAGTAATCCCACTTTCAGGTTTTCTCTCATATCGTTGTTCATAGTTGAATTTTTAGTGAATCAAAATTAAGAAAAATCCCTTGCAATTATTTCCAGGTCAATTTAAGATTCTCGTAGGTACCGTCTTTAATTGCTTCCAGACCTTTGCGGTAGGTTGGGTTAAGCGGATTTACAATCTCATAAAACATAGGATAATCCCAGAGGTTTTGAGCGATTCCCGCTTTTATACGGATATCAATTACCATTTTGGAAGTGGCATAACCGGCCGGATCGAATTTTACGCCTTCTTTTTCTGCATAAGCTGTAAACTCATCCATGAGTTTTTTGTCGACCACAAAGCCTTTTTTAAACTTCTGAAAATCGGGGAACGATTTTTTTAACGCTTTGCGGTTGTTGTCAACATAAGTCAAACAGAAATTATTAAACACACCACCACGAAGCAAACCGGATAAATAATCGCTGTTCATAGAAGTGTCGATAGGAACAAACACGTCCGGAATAATTCCACCGGCACCATATACGGTACGCTTATTAATGCGGGTTTCGAAATGGAGTGAATCCGGAATTTTAATACTGTCTTTCGAAATCATTTCGCCGCTGAGGTAACGCTGATATTTTTCTTTGTGGTATTCTTCACTACCGTCTTCATAAGGTTTTTGAATACATCTTCCGGTGGGAGTGTAATACCGTTGTGTAGTTAAACGAACCTGAGATCCGTCGGGAAGGTTGACCGGTTTTTGCACCAGCCCTTTTCCGAATGAGCGTCTGCCTACAATTAAACCACGGTCCCAATCCTGAATGGCACCCGATACAATTTCACTGGCAGAAGCAGAACTCTCGTCAATAAGCACCACTAATTTTCCGGTTTCAAATTTACCAAGCTTCCGGGCGTAGGTGTCTTTACGACTAAAGGCTCTACCTTCGGTGTAAACAATCAATTTTGTTCCCGATAAAAATTCATCGCAAAGATCAATTGCTGTGTTCAGGTATCCGCCGCCGTTTCCTTGTAAATCCAGAATGAGGTGTTTCATTCCGAGTCCCTTTAAACTATCAATGGCACGGTTAAATTCTTCCATGGTGTGTTCACCAAAATTATTCAGCTTAATATATCCTGTTTCCGGATCAGCCATGTATGCGGCATCAACACTATACAAAGGAATTTTATCACGAGTGATGGTGAATTTTAATAATTTTTTCTCTCCTCTGCGGGCAATTTCAACTGTCACCTTGGTGCCTTTTATGCCTAAAAGTTTTTCGCGGACCTGATTATTTTTTATGCCCACACCGGCTACGGTCTGACCATCTACGGTGATGATTTTATCTCCTGCTTTAATACCCAGTTTTTCGGAGGGACCACCCGGTACCGGGTTTACCACCATAATGGTATCCTTCATGATTTGAAAACGAACCCCGATTCCGTCGAAGCCTCCTTTTAAAGGAGCATTCATTTCTTCCACTTCTTCTTTGGGGATGTAAATGGAGTGCGGATCAAGTTGTTCCAGCATCGTAATGATGGCCTGTTCTACCAATTGGTCCTCCTGCACACTATCCACATACATCTGCGAAATATAATTTAGCAGCGTATTGAATTTATCGGTAGTGGCGGAACGATTATTGTGGGGAATCTGAGCCTGGGTTCCAAAGGAAATCAGAACAAAAAAGAGGAGCGTCCAGCTAGCAAGGTGTTGCTTCATGATGTTAAGTATTTGTTTAAATATACGTAAAAAAAGATCAAGAGAAAGTGGCATTACACCAGCGTTCGCTTTAGTGTATGAACGGAAAATTTGTAGTTTGGGTACAGAAATGAAAAACACGATTTTATTTTTAGCATTTATTATTCATCTATCCATGGCACAAGCACAGGATGTTAAACGTTCACTACAAATCCAGTACCCCCGGGTGCGTGAGGCGTTCGATTTACACGAAAAGGAATTGTTAAAAGATCTTAATATCCCCAAAAGCGGAAATGCTTTTTCACAGGTAATAGTGGCCTATAAACTGGAGAAGGTGCTTGAGGTCTGGGTTTCTCCTGCCAAATCTTCGGCGCATCGTTTGTTTCGTACCTACGATTTTTGTGTGTTGTCCGGACAGCCCGGTCCAAAACGGAAAGAGGGAGACGGACAAGTTCCGGAGGGTTTGTATCATATCGACCGCTTTAATCCTTCCAGTACATTTCATCTTTCGCTGGGAATAAATTATCCCAATGCATCCGATAAAGTCCTTTCCGATAAGAAAAAGCCGGGTGGAGAAATTTTCATTCACGGAAACTGTGTTTCGGTAGGGTGTATTCCCATTACCGATGATTTAATAAAGGAATTATATGTTACCTGCGTACTTGCTGCCGATGGAGGAGAGAAAAAAATTCCGGTCTATATTTTTCCCTGCAAAATGGATGGAATGAATATGCGTGTCCTCAACTCCAATGCACCGGAAAATACGCGCGAATTCTGGAAAAACGTACAAACGTTTTATGAGATGTGGAACAAGAATCATTTACCCCTTAAGTTTAAAGTGGACGCCAAGGGGAATTATATTCCCTCTTAAAAACTAAAACTCGATTTGAAGGTGCTGAGCACTTCTTTCAGGGTGCGGACAGGAATATCAATATGGGAGTTGACAATCGGGTTTGGACGAACCTTTAAATCGCGCAAGGCCATGTGTTGATTAACAAACAACATTTCAAGCCCGGGATATAAATCCATCAACGTATCTGCAATGTAGTTCACCGACAAATTATCCTCCACTACATCGTATCGTCCGGGTTTTAATCCGTCTTTTAAAATGATATTCGATAAGAGATTTGCTGTTTTATCAATATGAATGAATGAACGATGCTGTTCACCGTTTCCATTGATGGAAATGCGACGGTGGAAATTGGCATCAAACATAAAGCGATTGATCACTGCATCGAAACGCATGCTTTTGGAATAACCGTAAACATTTCCAAAACGCAGAAGGTAGGTGGGCATTTTGTTAAACATGCGGGTTACATGTTCCTCACCACGTAGTTTAGAAATTCCGTAAAATGTTTTCGGGTTAATCGGAGAATCGATGTCCACCATTTCCGATGAAGATCCGTACACTGAAACAGAACTGGAATAGATGAATTTTTTTACCGGTTCATCTTCCAGTGCATACACTAATTCGGCTGTTCCCCAGTTGTTAACCTGCTCAAACAAATGCGGATTTTCATCAGCAAACGGAGTAGTAACTTTCGCAGCCAGATGAACAACCACATCAATTCCTTTTAACGCTTTTCTCAGCTTGCGGGTATCGAGCAGATCACCCTGAACAAAGCGGATTTTATCTGCAGGAAGTTTTGTTTGTCCAATGAACAAATTGTAATTCCCCCGCGATAAATTATCGTAAATAATTATTTCTTCAATCGAGGAAAGGTGTTTGCACAACTCGTATGTAAGTTCAGTGCCAATATATCCTGCACCTCCGGTGATTAGAATTCGCATCTTATTTTGATATTAAATCTGTATGTAATCCGCATTCGGTTTTATTCAATCCAAACCATCGGCCGCTGCGGTCGTTGTTAAGG is part of the Flavobacteriales bacterium genome and encodes:
- a CDS encoding WcaF family extracellular polysaccharide biosynthesis acetyltransferase, producing MSDQVKTDLSLYSNKWYKPGNPFKRALWYFFNAAFFLNPFFPFSGIKKGMLRLFGAKVGKGVVIKPAVNIKYPWKLKIGDHVWIGEKVWIDNLDEVVIGSHCCLSQGALLLCGNHNYKKKTFDLIVSPITLEQGAWVGAKAVVGPGSVLKSHAVLSAGSVCSGTLEAYSVYAGNPAQKIRERKME
- a CDS encoding DUF1573 domain-containing protein; amino-acid sequence: MRENLKVGLLGVIALTLVVNTYFAASKKSGAISSAVPVANSAAIASPATENALTPNPNPSPNPTIATTIGQENNAITPPSNQKSTRISFGTYNHDFGKIKQNSTNKFSFKFTNTGDEPLIISNAVGSCGCTVPNYPKEPIAPGATAAIDVEYKPGLQKGQQEKKVTVTANTQPSETVLSIKAEVLEE
- a CDS encoding L,D-transpeptidase family protein, with protein sequence MGTEMKNTILFLAFIIHLSMAQAQDVKRSLQIQYPRVREAFDLHEKELLKDLNIPKSGNAFSQVIVAYKLEKVLEVWVSPAKSSAHRLFRTYDFCVLSGQPGPKRKEGDGQVPEGLYHIDRFNPSSTFHLSLGINYPNASDKVLSDKKKPGGEIFIHGNCVSVGCIPITDDLIKELYVTCVLAADGGEKKIPVYIFPCKMDGMNMRVLNSNAPENTREFWKNVQTFYEMWNKNHLPLKFKVDAKGNYIPS
- a CDS encoding S41 family peptidase — encoded protein: MKQHLASWTLLFFVLISFGTQAQIPHNNRSATTDKFNTLLNYISQMYVDSVQEDQLVEQAIITMLEQLDPHSIYIPKEEVEEMNAPLKGGFDGIGVRFQIMKDTIMVVNPVPGGPSEKLGIKAGDKIITVDGQTVAGVGIKNNQVREKLLGIKGTKVTVEIARRGEKKLLKFTITRDKIPLYSVDAAYMADPETGYIKLNNFGEHTMEEFNRAIDSLKGLGMKHLILDLQGNGGGYLNTAIDLCDEFLSGTKLIVYTEGRAFSRKDTYARKLGKFETGKLVVLIDESSASASEIVSGAIQDWDRGLIVGRRSFGKGLVQKPVNLPDGSQVRLTTQRYYTPTGRCIQKPYEDGSEEYHKEKYQRYLSGEMISKDSIKIPDSLHFETRINKRTVYGAGGIIPDVFVPIDTSMNSDYLSGLLRGGVFNNFCLTYVDNNRKALKKSFPDFQKFKKGFVVDKKLMDEFTAYAEKEGVKFDPAGYATSKMVIDIRIKAGIAQNLWDYPMFYEIVNPLNPTYRKGLEAIKDGTYENLKLTWK
- a CDS encoding FkbM family methyltransferase; the encoded protein is MSSLFFFAYFSGLLKRKEKFEFHYFIRQLVKPGNTVLDIGGNLGYYAISFGKIVGPNGKVLTVEPVTLFRKVLERNIRKRRLEKTVQIVPFALGSEDNKKITLGVPSGNKHFRHGLTKVMEQPGNANDMEFQETMMRPDTLFGNLEQLHYIKCDVEGYEIHIVPELLSVLRKHLPLIQMETDGENRAKIIAMLSDLSYEAHYVLKGKIHRLTGKETFHTGDVLFIPAEKKSSLTHLMA
- a CDS encoding SDR family oxidoreductase, with the protein product MRILITGGAGYIGTELTYELCKHLSSIEEIIIYDNLSRGNYNLFIGQTKLPADKIRFVQGDLLDTRKLRKALKGIDVVVHLAAKVTTPFADENPHLFEQVNNWGTAELVYALEDEPVKKFIYSSSVSVYGSSSEMVDIDSPINPKTFYGISKLRGEEHVTRMFNKMPTYLLRFGNVYGYSKSMRFDAVINRFMFDANFHRRISINGNGEQHRSFIHIDKTANLLSNIILKDGLKPGRYDVVEDNLSVNYIADTLMDLYPGLEMLFVNQHMALRDLKVRPNPIVNSHIDIPVRTLKEVLSTFKSSFSF